One Brachybacterium aquaticum genomic region harbors:
- a CDS encoding endonuclease/exonuclease/phosphatase family protein, protein MTSQELSRDLRVVAWNLWELRGDLEAMAEAIEDLDPDVLLIQEAPRFVLPTARLAWFARRIGRRVLVGGAGGRGLAILATDDVAAQVIRRGMHPVQQTISDLNSTYPRGVAAVRVSVPGGGAVVLSSIHLALQEDNRLRHAEHIARLVRSAGAPVIVGGDLNEEASGKARTLLAPYVHDPAPQSEHTFPAKGPVRRIDAILVTEGVQVREARAVRSTESVSEERLAGASDHLPTLLDVTL, encoded by the coding sequence ATGACGTCGCAGGAACTCTCGCGCGACCTGCGTGTGGTGGCCTGGAACCTTTGGGAGCTGCGCGGCGACCTCGAGGCGATGGCCGAGGCCATCGAGGACCTCGACCCCGACGTGCTGCTTATCCAGGAGGCGCCCCGCTTCGTCCTGCCGACGGCGCGGCTGGCATGGTTCGCCCGGCGGATCGGCCGACGGGTCCTCGTCGGCGGCGCGGGCGGGCGCGGGCTCGCGATCCTCGCGACCGACGACGTCGCCGCCCAGGTTATCCGCCGCGGCATGCACCCGGTCCAGCAGACGATCTCGGACCTGAACTCGACCTACCCCCGCGGCGTCGCCGCGGTGCGGGTGTCGGTGCCGGGCGGCGGCGCGGTGGTGCTCTCCTCGATCCACCTCGCGCTGCAGGAGGACAACCGTCTGCGCCATGCCGAGCACATCGCGAGGCTCGTGCGCAGCGCCGGGGCCCCGGTGATCGTCGGCGGCGATCTGAACGAGGAGGCGAGTGGGAAGGCCCGCACGCTGCTCGCGCCGTACGTGCACGATCCGGCGCCGCAGTCCGAGCACACCTTCCCCGCCAAGGGGCCGGTGCGCCGCATCGACGCGATCCTGGTGACCGAGGGGGTGCAGGTCCGCGAGGCCCGCGCCGTGCGGTCCACCGAGAGCGTCTCCGAGGAGCGCCTGGCGGGGGCGAGCGACCACCTGCCCACGCTGCTCGACGTCACGCTCTGA
- a CDS encoding GNAT family N-acetyltransferase, with the protein MPSPATPATASGVVRRAALAEIDPRTVYLLAKLRQDVFTLEQHATDADLDGRELEPGTEIMWLEDPDPVAHLRVLREADGTVRIGRVAVRADRRRGGFGRRLMTAALEHVRATAPEAEVHIDAQAYLEPWYASMGFETVGGVFMEAGIEHVAMVLRR; encoded by the coding sequence ATGCCGTCCCCCGCCACTCCCGCCACGGCCAGCGGCGTCGTCCGCCGCGCCGCGCTCGCCGAGATCGACCCCCGCACCGTCTACCTGCTCGCGAAGCTGCGCCAGGACGTGTTCACCCTCGAGCAGCACGCCACCGACGCCGACCTCGACGGCCGCGAGCTCGAGCCGGGCACGGAGATCATGTGGCTCGAGGACCCGGACCCGGTCGCGCACCTGCGGGTGCTGCGGGAGGCCGACGGGACCGTGCGGATCGGCCGGGTCGCCGTGCGCGCGGATCGTCGTCGTGGCGGGTTCGGTCGGCGTCTCATGACCGCCGCCCTCGAGCACGTGCGCGCCACCGCCCCGGAGGCGGAGGTGCACATCGACGCCCAGGCCTACCTCGAGCCGTGGTACGCCTCGATGGGCTTCGAGACGGTGGGCGGGGTGTTCATGGAGGCGGGCATCGAGCACGTCGCCATGGTGCTGCGGAGGTGA
- a CDS encoding ankyrin repeat domain-containing protein, protein MNDEPQNTPETEAEDAALIELANSLLDAARQGDAATLLAYLDQGAPVNLLDSAGNSPLMLAAYHGHAALVTELAARGADVDLLNDRGQSPLAGAAFKGDVEVAKALLAAGADPELGTPSARETAAYFQRAEITALLG, encoded by the coding sequence GTGAACGACGAACCCCAGAACACTCCCGAGACCGAGGCAGAGGACGCTGCGCTCATCGAGCTGGCGAACTCCCTCCTCGATGCGGCACGGCAGGGCGATGCGGCGACGCTGCTGGCCTACCTCGACCAGGGGGCGCCGGTGAACCTGCTGGACAGTGCCGGGAACTCCCCGCTCATGCTCGCCGCGTACCACGGCCATGCCGCGCTGGTCACCGAGCTCGCCGCCCGCGGCGCGGACGTGGACCTGCTGAACGACCGCGGCCAGTCCCCGCTCGCGGGCGCCGCGTTCAAGGGCGATGTGGAGGTGGCGAAGGCGCTGCTCGCCGCCGGCGCCGACCCGGAGCTCGGCACCCCGAGCGCGCGGGAGACCGCCGCGTACTTCCAGCGTGCGGAGATCACTGCCCTGCTGGGCTGA
- a CDS encoding ECF transporter S component: MTRYRTVDLLVTVLIGAAFGVAFLGYGQLYTLIGPITAAFKPAEGLLAGIWFLPAMLAALIVRKPGAALLAEMIAAVMEMLLGGQWGWGTVVSGLLQGGGVELAFLLTRYRRFTLPVAILGGVLAAALEWTWERFAYYPEMSWPFALAMLGFFLLSGAVLCGVLGWAATRALVATGAVDTLAAGREHARAAEA; the protein is encoded by the coding sequence ATGACTCGTTACCGCACCGTGGACCTGCTGGTCACCGTGCTGATCGGCGCCGCCTTCGGCGTCGCGTTCCTGGGCTACGGCCAGCTGTACACGCTGATCGGCCCGATCACCGCCGCGTTCAAGCCCGCCGAGGGTCTGCTGGCCGGGATCTGGTTCCTGCCCGCGATGCTCGCCGCGCTGATCGTGCGCAAGCCCGGCGCGGCCCTGCTCGCCGAGATGATCGCCGCGGTGATGGAGATGCTGCTGGGCGGGCAGTGGGGCTGGGGCACCGTCGTCTCGGGCCTGCTGCAGGGCGGCGGCGTCGAGCTCGCCTTCCTGCTGACCCGCTACCGCCGATTCACCCTGCCCGTCGCGATCCTCGGCGGGGTGCTCGCGGCGGCGCTGGAGTGGACCTGGGAGCGCTTCGCCTACTACCCCGAGATGAGTTGGCCCTTCGCCCTGGCAATGCTCGGCTTCTTCCTGCTCTCCGGGGCGGTGCTGTGCGGGGTGCTGGGCTGGGCGGCGACGCGGGCCCTGGTCGCGACCGGGGCGGTGGACACGCTCGCCGCGGGCCGGGAGCACGCCCGGGCCGCCGAGGCGTGA
- a CDS encoding ATP-binding cassette domain-containing protein, with protein sequence MTLESTRAGAAVQVEGLRWRPLTRREPTLDGVDLEIPPGQRVLLAGASGSGKSTLLRALAGLLDPEDGDGEALPAPPGRAGERGLLLQNPTHALVAATIVRDAAFGPENAALPRPEIHERAARALDAAQVDLPPHRAPLDASGGQQQRIALAGALALDPELMLLDEPTSMLDAATAKEVRAAILEAAGGATLVVAEHRIGPWLPHVDRMIVLGPRARILADGAPADVLSRDRALLIEAGVLEEENAPAGAAGAGLPADGEAVASLRGITVPARGLLVPQDLDLHPGRITALTGPSGAGKTTLLGVLLGDLSPATGTVRRPEDRRIALVPQNPEHSFVRATVREELLASPWADDEALVGELLDRAGLAHLSGAHPHRLSGGEQRRVAIAAALAQRPDLLVLDEPTVGLDSRRRAEVIALLREAAGRGCAVLVATHDPAVVAAADDHHDLPAPKRPDGAPEAPRERRIPADALNPLTLCLIGILAAIGSFAVQTWQGGLLALLPTLLLAPLAVRTLRGGLLRLLPILLSAAGLAWTTALLGDAPALSGQAWLVGLKEACRITVFVAPGVLALGSVRPTPLGDALAQRLHLPGRPVAASVIALVRISHLGRQWSTITATRIRRGLGTARSPRLLAGATLALLVDTLRGAEQQALAMDSRGFAGADRRTWAEPSPLHRADLLGAALAVGLLVWPAVAELLVR encoded by the coding sequence GTGACTCTGGAGAGCACCCGGGCCGGCGCGGCGGTGCAGGTCGAGGGACTGCGCTGGCGGCCCCTGACCCGGCGCGAGCCGACCCTGGACGGGGTGGACCTCGAGATCCCGCCCGGGCAGCGGGTGCTGCTGGCCGGGGCGAGCGGCAGCGGGAAGTCGACCCTGCTGCGCGCCCTTGCCGGACTGCTCGACCCCGAGGACGGCGACGGCGAGGCCCTGCCCGCCCCGCCGGGGCGCGCCGGCGAGCGGGGGCTGCTGCTGCAGAACCCCACCCATGCGCTGGTCGCCGCGACCATCGTCCGTGACGCCGCCTTCGGGCCCGAGAACGCCGCCCTCCCCCGCCCGGAGATCCACGAGCGCGCCGCCCGGGCGCTGGACGCCGCGCAGGTGGATCTGCCCCCGCACCGGGCGCCGCTGGATGCCTCGGGCGGGCAGCAGCAGCGCATCGCGCTCGCGGGCGCCCTCGCCCTGGACCCCGAGCTCATGCTCCTGGACGAGCCGACGAGCATGCTCGACGCCGCGACCGCGAAGGAGGTGCGGGCAGCGATCCTCGAGGCCGCGGGCGGGGCGACCCTCGTCGTCGCCGAGCACCGGATCGGGCCCTGGCTCCCCCACGTCGACCGCATGATCGTGCTCGGGCCGCGCGCGCGGATCCTCGCCGACGGCGCGCCGGCCGACGTGCTCTCCCGCGACCGGGCGCTCCTGATCGAGGCGGGGGTGCTCGAAGAGGAGAACGCGCCGGCGGGTGCGGCAGGGGCCGGGCTCCCGGCCGATGGGGAGGCTGTCGCCTCCCTGCGCGGGATCACCGTGCCCGCGCGGGGGCTCCTCGTCCCGCAGGACCTCGACCTGCACCCCGGCCGGATCACCGCGCTGACGGGGCCGAGCGGGGCCGGGAAGACCACGCTGCTGGGCGTGCTGCTCGGCGACCTCTCCCCCGCCACCGGCACGGTGCGCCGTCCCGAGGACCGGCGGATCGCGCTCGTGCCCCAGAACCCCGAGCACTCCTTCGTCCGGGCCACCGTGCGCGAGGAGCTCCTGGCCTCCCCCTGGGCCGACGACGAGGCCCTCGTGGGCGAGCTCCTGGACCGCGCCGGCCTCGCCCACCTCTCCGGTGCCCATCCCCATCGCCTCTCCGGCGGGGAGCAGCGCCGCGTCGCGATCGCCGCCGCCCTCGCCCAGCGCCCGGACCTGCTGGTCCTCGACGAGCCGACCGTGGGCCTGGACTCCCGGCGCAGGGCCGAGGTGATCGCCCTGCTGCGCGAGGCCGCCGGACGCGGCTGCGCCGTGCTGGTCGCCACCCACGACCCGGCGGTGGTCGCTGCGGCTGACGACCACCACGACCTGCCCGCGCCGAAGCGTCCGGATGGTGCCCCCGAGGCGCCCCGGGAGCGGCGGATCCCGGCCGACGCGCTGAACCCGCTCACCCTGTGCCTGATCGGCATCCTCGCCGCGATCGGCTCCTTCGCCGTGCAGACCTGGCAGGGCGGACTGCTCGCCCTGCTGCCCACCCTGCTGCTCGCCCCGCTCGCCGTGCGGACCCTGCGCGGCGGACTGCTGCGCCTGCTGCCGATCCTGCTCTCCGCCGCCGGGCTCGCCTGGACCACGGCGCTGCTCGGCGACGCCCCGGCGCTGTCGGGGCAGGCCTGGCTCGTCGGCCTCAAGGAGGCGTGCCGGATCACGGTCTTCGTCGCCCCCGGCGTGCTCGCGCTCGGCAGCGTGCGCCCCACCCCGCTCGGCGACGCCCTCGCCCAGCGCCTGCACCTGCCCGGGCGTCCCGTCGCGGCCTCCGTCATCGCGCTGGTGCGCATCTCGCACCTGGGCCGGCAGTGGTCCACGATCACCGCGACCCGGATCCGGCGGGGCCTCGGCACCGCTCGCTCGCCCCGCCTCCTCGCCGGCGCCACCCTCGCCCTGCTCGTGGACACCCTTCGCGGCGCCGAGCAGCAGGCCCTCGCCATGGACTCCCGCGGCTTCGCCGGGGCGGACCGCCGCACCTGGGCGGAGCCGAGCCCGCTGCACCGCGCGGACCTGCTCGGCGCCGCGCTCGCGGTCGGGCTGTTGGTGTGGCCGGCGGTGGCCGAGTTGCTGGTGCGATGA
- a CDS encoding alpha/beta fold hydrolase, whose translation MSTPPLPPPPPVRASGLLDVGQGHRIRWEEAGAEDGVPALYLHGGPGGRLTPGHRRNAPADRTRMIALSQRGSGDSNPPAGAPGPVDLTAQTTAHLVADLEALRAHLGIEAWIVQGVSWGSTLALAYAQAHPERVLGVVLFAVTTTSRREVDWITEGVGALYPEAWDALATLAEQRTGFDRRDRSPGRLRLVEAYRRMLTGGDPALVDEAVRTWTAWEDAHIAIGGGGPALPSAPSGSTAPSDAPVTEYQRGFARLVTYYWAHDGFVADWAVPWGAAPGSGLLGGMDRLAGIPGVLIHGRRDVSGPTLTAWELHRAWPGSELVVVEEEGHGGPVMAGHWRRAVTAMVDAVRAR comes from the coding sequence ATGAGCACCCCGCCCCTGCCGCCACCGCCGCCCGTGCGGGCCTCCGGCCTGCTGGACGTCGGCCAGGGCCACCGGATCCGCTGGGAGGAGGCGGGCGCCGAGGACGGCGTCCCTGCGCTCTATCTCCACGGCGGCCCCGGCGGCCGGCTCACCCCCGGCCACCGTCGCAACGCCCCCGCGGACCGCACCCGCATGATCGCCCTGTCCCAGCGCGGAAGCGGCGACTCGAACCCGCCCGCCGGCGCGCCCGGCCCGGTGGACCTCACCGCCCAGACCACCGCGCACCTGGTCGCCGACCTCGAGGCGCTGCGCGCGCACCTCGGGATCGAGGCGTGGATCGTGCAGGGCGTCTCCTGGGGCAGCACCCTCGCCCTCGCCTATGCGCAGGCGCATCCCGAGCGGGTGCTCGGCGTGGTCCTGTTCGCGGTCACCACCACCTCGCGCCGCGAGGTCGACTGGATCACCGAGGGCGTCGGCGCGCTGTACCCCGAGGCATGGGACGCGCTCGCGACCCTCGCCGAGCAGCGCACCGGCTTCGACCGGAGGGACCGCTCACCAGGGCGGCTGCGCCTGGTCGAGGCGTACCGGCGGATGCTGACGGGCGGGGATCCCGCGCTCGTCGACGAGGCGGTGCGCACCTGGACGGCCTGGGAGGACGCGCACATCGCGATCGGGGGCGGCGGGCCCGCCCTCCCGTCGGCCCCGTCCGGCTCGACAGCCCCGTCGGACGCTCCTGTCACCGAGTACCAGCGCGGCTTCGCGCGGCTCGTCACCTACTACTGGGCGCACGACGGGTTCGTCGCCGACTGGGCCGTGCCCTGGGGCGCCGCGCCCGGCAGCGGTCTGCTCGGGGGCATGGACCGGCTCGCGGGGATCCCCGGCGTGCTGATCCACGGCCGGCGTGACGTCTCCGGCCCGACCCTCACCGCCTGGGAACTGCACCGTGCCTGGCCGGGCAGCGAGCTGGTCGTCGTCGAGGAGGAGGGCCACGGCGGCCCCGTCATGGCGGGGCACTGGCGGCGCGCCGTGACCGCGATGGTCGACGCGGTCCGGGCCCGCTGA
- a CDS encoding ADP-ribosylglycohydrolase family protein — protein MTTHATPPDATGLTPAQRQRAVGAVVAAATGDALGAPYEFQAPVVDSEEIDMIGGGVLGWQPGEWTDDTSMAIVVLEASLTASDNHDLRIESAQDHIAREWYSWSLGTPDIGTLTSHVLRTAADLGREAGHYAPRAEDFRAAAEKAHTEHPSSAGNGSLMRVHASVLPYLLSEDADAVEAIESVCRLTHVHPDTIEACILWGLAVRHAILTGELDVRVGLPQLPADRRAEWGERIEEAEESTPVMFRRNGWVVGAFQAAWAAIHGVCPIPKGKFAQREAMVAALEAAARAGYDTDTVACITGSLMGAALGPKAVPPEWRRVLFGWPGYEVDELKGLVERVIAPMVVEDGEGEAA, from the coding sequence GTGACGACGCATGCGACACCCCCTGACGCCACCGGGCTGACCCCGGCCCAGCGTCAGCGCGCCGTCGGCGCGGTGGTGGCCGCCGCGACCGGCGATGCGCTCGGCGCCCCCTACGAGTTCCAGGCCCCGGTGGTCGACTCGGAGGAGATCGACATGATCGGCGGCGGCGTGCTCGGCTGGCAGCCGGGCGAATGGACCGACGACACATCCATGGCGATCGTGGTCCTGGAGGCCTCGCTGACCGCCTCGGACAACCATGACCTGCGGATCGAGTCCGCGCAGGACCACATCGCCCGCGAGTGGTACTCGTGGTCGCTGGGCACCCCCGACATCGGCACTCTCACCTCGCACGTGCTCCGCACCGCCGCGGACCTCGGCCGCGAGGCCGGGCACTACGCGCCTCGGGCGGAGGACTTCCGGGCCGCCGCAGAGAAGGCCCACACCGAGCATCCGTCCTCCGCGGGCAACGGCTCGCTCATGCGCGTCCACGCCTCGGTGCTGCCCTATCTGCTGTCCGAGGACGCCGACGCGGTCGAGGCGATCGAGTCCGTGTGTCGCTTGACACACGTGCATCCGGACACCATCGAGGCCTGCATCCTGTGGGGCCTCGCGGTGCGCCACGCGATCCTCACCGGCGAGCTCGACGTGCGCGTCGGCCTTCCCCAGCTCCCCGCGGACCGCCGCGCGGAGTGGGGGGAGCGGATCGAGGAGGCCGAGGAGTCCACCCCGGTGATGTTCCGCCGCAACGGCTGGGTGGTCGGCGCGTTCCAGGCCGCCTGGGCCGCGATCCACGGCGTCTGCCCGATCCCGAAGGGGAAGTTCGCCCAGCGCGAGGCGATGGTCGCCGCTCTTGAGGCCGCGGCCCGCGCCGGCTACGACACCGACACCGTCGCCTGCATCACCGGCTCGCTCATGGGGGCAGCGCTCGGGCCGAAGGCCGTGCCGCCGGAGTGGCGACGGGTGCTGTTCGGCTGGCCCGGCTACGAGGTGGACGAGCTGAAGGGCCTCGTCGAGCGCGTCATCGCGCCGATGGTGGTCGAGGACGGCGAGGGAGAGGCAGCATGA
- a CDS encoding PIG-L deacetylase family protein, with the protein MSAEPRRLLESDPWHLLDDARTVLAVHAHPDDESLSTGALLAALVSSGTRVVLVTATRGEEGEVVPGAIEDGDARPLEEIREGEIDAATAVLGLAERHWLGTSPALAPGAVPRRYRDSGMEWVREGLAGPSADAGPDSFSLAPLEDEADDLAALIAHVRPDVVIGYDDEGTYGHPDHVRAHHVAVAACGRTGTPLVQVASGGKGEGSADGGAAGGARPRAAWRDLPEVAETVLHAADSYRTQLTVVGPVPGGIAIRHVGGQNDVVALRAGLRTDV; encoded by the coding sequence ATGAGCGCCGAGCCCCGGCGTCTGCTCGAGTCCGATCCCTGGCACCTCCTCGACGACGCCCGCACCGTCCTCGCCGTCCACGCCCATCCCGACGACGAGTCGCTCTCCACCGGTGCGCTGCTCGCCGCGCTCGTCTCCTCCGGCACCCGCGTGGTGCTCGTGACCGCGACCCGCGGCGAGGAGGGCGAGGTGGTCCCCGGCGCGATCGAGGACGGCGACGCCCGCCCGCTCGAGGAGATCCGCGAGGGCGAGATCGATGCGGCGACCGCCGTGCTGGGCCTCGCCGAGCGGCACTGGCTCGGCACCTCGCCCGCTCTCGCCCCCGGCGCAGTCCCGCGCCGCTACCGCGACTCCGGCATGGAGTGGGTGCGCGAGGGGCTGGCGGGTCCGTCGGCCGACGCGGGCCCCGACTCCTTCTCCCTGGCACCGCTCGAGGACGAGGCCGACGACCTCGCCGCGCTGATCGCGCACGTGCGCCCTGACGTGGTGATCGGCTACGACGACGAGGGCACCTACGGCCACCCGGACCACGTGCGCGCCCACCACGTCGCCGTCGCGGCCTGCGGCCGCACGGGCACGCCGCTCGTGCAGGTCGCGAGCGGCGGCAAGGGTGAGGGATCGGCCGACGGGGGCGCCGCCGGCGGGGCACGCCCCCGCGCCGCGTGGCGGGACCTGCCGGAGGTCGCCGAGACGGTCCTGCACGCGGCGGACTCCTACCGCACCCAGCTCACGGTGGTCGGTCCGGTCCCGGGCGGCATCGCGATCCGGCACGTGGGCGGGCAGAACGACGTCGTCGCGCTGCGGGCGGGGCTGCGCACGGACGTGTGA
- a CDS encoding Fpg/Nei family DNA glycosylase: MPEGHTVHRLAAALARGFGGQRVRTSSPQGRFADAEALDGHVLLGAEAAGKHLFLPFAPSADVDPTGPAVRHVHVHLGLYGSWTFAGDPGTFDAHAIGAPRLRIGEREEGLASADGGSRDWRRIVPRETVRLRIAGPHGLADLTGPTACEVLDGEGRQRVLDRLGPDPLRPDPDGSQRRRFVDGIRRSRSTIGQLLMNQQVVAGIGNIYRAELLFRARLDPTVPGRDLTAGMLEDMWEDLVALMAYGARTGRIVTTQPEHREIEARIVERSRGTRQNGDEDPGVVPREQSFYVYHRQTLPCRLCGTVIRSADMGGRTVFWCPRCQSVRSRRASWSRQHPAAPWAVEER; encoded by the coding sequence ATGCCCGAGGGCCACACCGTCCACCGCCTCGCCGCGGCCCTCGCCCGGGGCTTCGGCGGGCAGCGGGTGCGCACCTCGAGCCCGCAGGGACGCTTCGCCGACGCCGAGGCGCTGGACGGCCACGTGCTGCTCGGCGCCGAGGCGGCCGGCAAGCACCTGTTCCTCCCCTTCGCCCCGTCGGCCGACGTCGACCCCACCGGCCCCGCGGTCCGGCACGTCCACGTGCACCTGGGCCTGTACGGCTCGTGGACCTTCGCCGGTGACCCCGGCACCTTCGACGCCCACGCGATCGGCGCGCCCCGGCTGAGGATCGGGGAGCGCGAGGAGGGCCTCGCGTCGGCCGACGGAGGCTCCCGCGACTGGCGACGGATCGTGCCGCGGGAGACGGTGCGGCTGCGGATCGCGGGCCCGCACGGCCTCGCCGACCTCACCGGCCCCACCGCCTGCGAGGTCCTGGACGGCGAGGGGCGGCAGAGGGTCCTGGACCGGCTCGGCCCGGACCCGCTGCGCCCGGACCCGGACGGCTCCCAGCGCCGCCGCTTCGTGGACGGGATCCGCCGCTCCCGCAGCACAATCGGCCAGCTGCTCATGAACCAGCAGGTCGTCGCCGGGATCGGGAACATCTACCGCGCCGAGCTGCTGTTCCGTGCCCGCCTGGACCCCACCGTCCCCGGCCGCGACCTCACGGCCGGGATGCTGGAGGACATGTGGGAGGACCTGGTCGCGCTCATGGCCTACGGCGCACGCACCGGCCGGATCGTCACCACCCAGCCCGAGCACCGCGAGATCGAGGCGCGGATCGTGGAGCGCTCCCGCGGCACCCGGCAGAACGGCGACGAGGACCCTGGCGTGGTCCCGCGCGAGCAGTCCTTCTACGTGTACCACCGCCAGACGCTGCCGTGCCGGCTCTGCGGCACCGTGATCCGCTCGGCGGACATGGGCGGGCGCACCGTGTTCTGGTGCCCCCGCTGCCAGAGCGTCCGCTCCCGTCGCGCGTCCTGGAGCCGGCAGCACCCCGCCGCGCCCTGGGCGGTGGAGGAGCGATGA
- a CDS encoding M13 family metallopeptidase has product MMTAARPSGLSLDQVDESIRLQDDLFGHVNGRWLREHVMPADRSSDGAFHALRDLSEERVREIVEEAAADGPAGGEAGDAAPATDHARIGVLYRMFMDTDAIEAAGLDVLEDLLGTITTAQSLEDIARTMAAPDSGASALLAYVWTDDHDSTSYQVKIHQGGLGLPDESYYREDRYEEVRAAYGTHLANLARLAGLPGRDGLIGGEAEDLARAVMDFETRLAECHVDVVRLRDREKSYNPMDAAQRAELAPAFPWDAYIEGTGAPQAAFEVVSVGQPEFVSAAAELLAGEDLEVLRTWLALHAVSSYAPYLPAALVEEDFDFSGRVLSGAEELRERWKRGVALVEGTVGFAVGREYVARHFPASHKERMIALVDALMDAYRDSISTLEWMTPATREKALAKLEKFTPKIGYPEKWRDYDGLEIVPGDLVATVRASRRFEAAFEFAKVGGPIDETEWHMTPQTVNAYYNPGRNEIVFPAAILQPPFFDAEADDAVNFGGIGAVIGHEVGHGFDDQGSKYDGDGNLASWWTPEDREAFEERAARLMEQYSQLSPRDLDDSHRVNGALTIGENIGDLGGLSIAVKAYLASRPAAEVAEELDGFTGLQRVFLSWATVWRGKNRPQEAIRRLAVDPHSPMEFRCNTVAGHLDEFHEAFGVAEGDGMYRAPEERVSIW; this is encoded by the coding sequence ATGATGACCGCTGCCCGACCCTCCGGACTCTCCCTCGACCAGGTCGACGAGTCGATCCGCCTCCAGGACGACCTGTTCGGCCACGTCAACGGGCGCTGGCTGCGCGAGCACGTGATGCCCGCGGACCGCTCGAGCGACGGCGCGTTCCACGCGCTGCGCGACCTCTCCGAGGAGCGGGTGCGCGAGATCGTCGAGGAGGCGGCGGCCGACGGGCCTGCCGGCGGCGAGGCCGGCGATGCCGCTCCCGCCACCGACCACGCCCGCATCGGTGTCCTGTACCGGATGTTCATGGACACCGACGCGATCGAGGCCGCGGGCCTGGACGTGCTCGAGGACCTGCTCGGCACCATCACCACCGCACAGAGCCTCGAGGACATCGCCCGCACCATGGCCGCCCCGGACTCCGGCGCCTCGGCTCTGCTGGCCTACGTGTGGACCGACGACCACGACTCCACCTCCTACCAGGTGAAGATCCACCAGGGCGGCCTCGGCCTGCCGGACGAGTCCTACTACCGCGAGGACCGCTACGAGGAGGTCCGCGCCGCCTACGGGACGCACCTGGCGAACCTGGCCCGCCTCGCGGGCCTGCCCGGCCGGGACGGCCTCATCGGGGGCGAGGCCGAGGACCTCGCCCGCGCGGTCATGGACTTCGAGACCCGGCTCGCCGAGTGCCATGTCGACGTGGTGCGCCTGCGCGACCGCGAGAAGTCCTACAACCCGATGGACGCCGCGCAGCGTGCCGAGCTCGCCCCCGCCTTCCCCTGGGACGCCTACATCGAGGGTACCGGCGCACCGCAGGCCGCCTTCGAGGTCGTGTCCGTCGGCCAGCCCGAGTTCGTCAGCGCCGCGGCCGAGCTGCTGGCCGGCGAGGACCTCGAGGTGCTGCGCACCTGGCTCGCGCTCCACGCCGTCTCCTCCTACGCCCCCTACCTCCCCGCCGCGCTCGTCGAGGAGGACTTCGACTTCTCCGGCCGGGTCCTCTCCGGCGCCGAGGAGCTGCGCGAGCGCTGGAAGCGGGGAGTCGCGCTGGTGGAGGGGACGGTCGGCTTCGCCGTCGGCCGCGAGTACGTGGCCCGCCACTTCCCCGCCTCCCACAAGGAGCGGATGATCGCGCTGGTCGACGCGCTCATGGACGCCTACCGCGACTCCATCTCCACCCTCGAGTGGATGACGCCGGCGACCCGCGAGAAGGCGCTGGCGAAGCTCGAGAAGTTCACCCCCAAGATCGGCTACCCCGAGAAGTGGCGCGACTACGACGGGCTCGAGATCGTCCCCGGCGACCTCGTCGCGACCGTCCGCGCCTCGCGCCGCTTCGAGGCGGCGTTCGAGTTCGCGAAGGTGGGCGGGCCGATCGACGAGACCGAATGGCACATGACCCCGCAGACGGTCAACGCCTACTACAACCCCGGCCGCAACGAGATCGTCTTCCCCGCCGCGATCCTGCAGCCCCCGTTCTTCGATGCCGAGGCGGACGACGCCGTGAACTTCGGCGGCATCGGCGCGGTGATCGGCCACGAGGTCGGCCACGGCTTCGACGACCAGGGCTCGAAGTACGACGGCGACGGCAACCTCGCCTCCTGGTGGACCCCCGAGGACCGCGAGGCCTTCGAGGAGCGCGCCGCCCGGCTGATGGAGCAGTACTCGCAGCTCTCCCCCCGCGACCTCGACGACTCCCACCGCGTCAACGGCGCCCTCACCATCGGCGAGAACATCGGCGATCTCGGCGGGCTGTCCATCGCGGTCAAGGCCTACCTCGCCTCCCGCCCCGCGGCGGAGGTCGCCGAGGAGCTCGACGGCTTCACCGGCCTGCAGCGCGTGTTCCTCTCCTGGGCGACCGTGTGGCGCGGCAAGAACCGCCCCCAGGAGGCGATCCGCCGCCTGGCCGTGGACCCCCACTCCCCCATGGAGTTCCGCTGCAACACCGTGGCCGGGCACCTCGACGAGTTCCACGAGGCGTTCGGCGTGGCCGAGGGCGACGGCATGTACCGCGCCCCCGAGGAGAGGGTGAGCATCTGGTGA